The genomic segment GTTCAACATTACAGTGGATAAATTCAATATATAACACAACTGGCGGCACAATATCTAATTCATACAACCTAACAACGAATGAAAACGGGGTTCTGCCATCATTTACAATATCATTGAATGAAAATTCAGAGATGGCCATTATTACGGACATAGATCCGCCAAATATAATCCTGATTTCACCTGGAAACACAACATCCCTCTCAGCAGGAACAACGTTCATATGGATTAACATAACAACAGACGAAAACGCCGTGTGCAGATACAACCTAATAAATTCATCTTTTGCGTATTCAGACGGAACGAACTTCACAAACACCGGAAGCACAAGCCATTCGTTTCTTTATTCCGGCTTGTCTGACGGGACAACGTACAGCCTGTATTACAAATGCAATGACAGCTACGGAAATATAAACGCTGATTCTGTTTATCATGTATTCAGCGTCAGTT from the Nanoarchaeota archaeon genome contains:
- a CDS encoding PGF-pre-PGF domain-containing protein, with protein sequence MPQIRHGSTLQWINSIYNTTGGTISNSYNLTTNENGVLPSFTISLNENSEMAIITDIDPPNIILISPGNTTSLSAGTTFIWINITTDENAVCRYNLINSSFAYSDGTNFTNTGSTSHSFLYSGLSDGTTYSLYYKCNDSYGNINADSVYHVFSVSSPAQQTTTTTSSSGGGGGGGSTTTKTITVLPKNDIEKVVVNLKSALSGASVTVAKVETVPVSAPKEPVYQYINITKKNFNNSQINNATIDFKVNKSWILQNNFTMIWLARYENGWNKLKTDLLNSTATVNY